In the genome of Patescibacteria group bacterium, one region contains:
- a CDS encoding DUF4105 domain-containing protein, whose amino-acid sequence MLKTLRSIVLYSALISISSIILVSAIVNWSTEPSNDRNWNADQAVLPYAEIRENLISVHNIRNFTYASTTSYTPNYYDKTFDLNKLKKVYYIVEPFSGFVGSAHTFLSFEFENDQFLAVSVEIRKEQGEKFSAFKGLFNSYELMYVLADERDAVKLRSNYRKDQVYVYPVKTTQAKAQDLFMSIITRVNTLKDKPEFYNSITSNCTTNIVEHVNAITPNKVPFSFAFVMPGFSDKLAYKLGLLDTDLPIEQAREKYLINERALKFADDPEFSKRIRE is encoded by the coding sequence ATGTTAAAAACACTACGCTCAATTGTTTTGTACTCTGCTCTCATTAGTATAAGCAGCATTATCCTTGTGTCTGCTATTGTAAACTGGTCCACGGAACCTTCAAACGATCGCAATTGGAATGCTGATCAAGCTGTGCTTCCCTATGCAGAAATACGCGAGAATCTTATCTCAGTTCATAATATTAGAAACTTTACCTATGCATCTACTACAAGCTATACACCAAATTATTATGATAAAACTTTTGATCTAAATAAACTTAAAAAAGTCTATTATATAGTAGAACCATTTTCTGGATTTGTTGGCTCAGCCCATACGTTCTTAAGCTTTGAATTTGAGAACGATCAATTTTTGGCGGTATCTGTAGAAATCAGAAAAGAGCAAGGTGAAAAATTTTCTGCATTCAAAGGCCTCTTTAATAGTTATGAACTCATGTACGTTTTAGCTGATGAACGTGATGCAGTAAAACTACGATCCAATTATAGAAAAGATCAGGTTTATGTGTATCCAGTAAAAACGACACAAGCAAAGGCTCAAGATTTATTTATGAGTATTATTACTAGAGTTAATACATTGAAAGACAAACCTGAGTTTTACAATAGTATTACAAGTAATTGCACGACCAATATTGTTGAACATGTAAATGCAATTACTCCCAACAAAGTTCCCTTTAGCTTTGCATTTGTTATGCCCGGATTTTCGGATAAGTTGGCTTACAAATTAGGGTTGCTTGATACAGACCTACCAATAGAACAAGCACGCGAAAAATATTTAATTAATGAACGTGCATTAAAATTTGCAGACGATCCTGAGTTCTCAAAGCGAATTAGAGAGTAA
- a CDS encoding class I SAM-dependent methyltransferase, whose product MHLSPTDQKRISDFYVDALKEYGANDARSVQWMDSHTQNIRFEVFAQSIDLRNKKILDVGCGLGDLYLFLKNKTIPVEYTGIDIIPEFIEEAKIKYPGATFLTQDIFDVTEKYDVVLASGSLNFKVEHNDTYYKDMIKRMYELSSEALIFNMLNSATHRNDATYAAYSPHEISDFCKTLSDNVHIMVDYLPHDFTVCMYK is encoded by the coding sequence ATGCATTTATCACCTACCGATCAAAAAAGAATCTCTGATTTTTATGTAGATGCTCTAAAAGAGTATGGCGCCAACGATGCCCGCAGTGTTCAATGGATGGATTCACACACACAAAATATCCGCTTCGAAGTATTTGCACAAAGCATTGATCTACGAAATAAAAAGATACTAGATGTAGGCTGTGGACTTGGCGATCTTTATTTATTTTTAAAAAATAAAACTATTCCTGTTGAATATACAGGCATAGATATCATTCCTGAGTTTATAGAAGAAGCTAAGATAAAATATCCAGGGGCTACATTTTTAACTCAAGACATTTTTGATGTGACAGAAAAATATGATGTTGTTCTCGCATCTGGATCCCTTAATTTTAAAGTTGAACACAATGATACGTATTATAAAGACATGATCAAAAGAATGTACGAACTCTCATCTGAGGCTCTCATATTCAATATGCTTAATAGTGCCACCCATCGCAATGATGCTACGTATGCGGCATATTCTCCTCATGAGATTTCAGATTTTTGTAAAACGCTCTCTGACAATGTTCATATTATGGTAGATTACCTTCCCCACGACTTTACCGTATGCATGTATAAATAA